Proteins from one Tautonia marina genomic window:
- a CDS encoding DEAD/DEAH box helicase yields MIQRAVEEPELGFSDLGLSPEMLDALRRVRYVTPSPIQAAVIPEALEGNDVIGQAKTGTGKTAAFGIPLIEMLEARGKGPQALILAPTRELAQQIVSEMQNLAVNHDAAICAVYGGQPIEKQLRALQRGVDIVVGTPGRIIDHIRRGSLYLGDVVHVVLDEADRMLDIGFRPDIEKILRRVPDPHQTLLLSATLDAEIRRLADKYMYHPVELLLSKDEPSAETVNQFYVTVDQEKKTELLLHLLRREQPEQCLVFTRTKRGADKLADRIKRVVKGVAVIHGDLPQSARDKVMKAFRTGDIPVLVATDVVGRGIDVNGISHVINYDIPEDPENYVHRIGRTGRMGRNGVAYLFVTPDQGEPLTNIEMLMNRTIPPLPLGEFEAHDSSGKAQQKRGAFKELFSYL; encoded by the coding sequence TTGATTCAGCGAGCTGTTGAGGAGCCCGAGCTCGGCTTCTCCGACCTGGGGCTGAGCCCTGAGATGCTCGACGCTTTGCGACGTGTCCGCTACGTAACTCCCTCCCCGATCCAGGCCGCCGTCATTCCCGAAGCCCTTGAAGGCAATGACGTCATCGGCCAGGCCAAGACCGGCACCGGGAAAACCGCGGCCTTCGGCATCCCTCTGATTGAGATGCTCGAAGCGCGTGGCAAGGGGCCGCAAGCTCTGATCCTCGCCCCCACCCGGGAACTGGCCCAGCAGATTGTCAGCGAGATGCAAAATCTCGCCGTAAATCATGATGCGGCCATTTGTGCCGTCTACGGCGGCCAGCCGATCGAGAAGCAGTTGCGAGCGTTGCAGCGCGGCGTCGACATTGTTGTCGGCACCCCTGGTCGCATCATCGACCATATCCGTCGTGGTTCCCTCTACCTGGGTGACGTGGTTCACGTTGTCCTGGATGAGGCCGACCGCATGCTCGACATCGGGTTCCGCCCCGACATCGAAAAAATTCTGCGGCGGGTTCCCGACCCGCACCAGACGTTGCTCCTCTCGGCCACCCTCGACGCGGAAATCCGGCGTCTGGCCGACAAGTACATGTATCATCCGGTCGAATTGCTGCTCTCGAAAGACGAGCCCTCGGCCGAGACCGTCAATCAGTTCTACGTGACGGTTGACCAGGAAAAGAAGACCGAGTTGCTCCTGCACCTGCTCCGGCGGGAACAGCCCGAGCAATGCCTCGTCTTCACCCGCACCAAACGCGGAGCCGATAAACTGGCCGATCGGATCAAGCGCGTGGTCAAAGGCGTGGCCGTGATTCACGGCGACCTGCCCCAGAGCGCCCGAGACAAGGTCATGAAAGCCTTCCGGACCGGAGACATTCCCGTTCTGGTGGCGACCGACGTGGTCGGTCGAGGCATCGACGTCAACGGCATCAGCCACGTCATCAATTACGATATCCCGGAAGATCCGGAAAACTACGTTCACCGGATTGGCCGAACCGGCCGGATGGGTCGGAACGGTGTCGCGTACCTGTTCGTCACCCCCGATCAGGGCGAACCGCTGACCAACATCGAAATGCTGATGAATCGGACCATTCCACCGCTTCCGCTCGGTGAGTTCGAGGCTCATGATTCCTCGGGCAAGGCCCAGCAGAAACGTGGCGCATTCAAGGAATTGTTCAGCTACCTCTGA
- a CDS encoding BatD family protein — translation MFWLTAWVLTLVLGSGAFASQEGRLPVRFEQVPEGPHYLGQAIPVRLLVTAAEELPVIDLPEVDQVDLILVGSDVRPITAGAIGTMVHETNLYRFDLLLVPRASGNVLVPAIRARVGDRQGASRPIRLNAIVPPAYGRPPWFLGGVGPLELELIAQPEAIRLGESSLVSVRIKGQGAFGSTVRPTLRGPDGGTLPAEIEPETSLLDVAAPARTVTDRVRPTEAGTLRLAPVLVAWFDPETRRYQTVSSTSVSIRVEDPPRFDPAMIEVATLEEEEPRAIRNDWSRWITGIGMVGVGLFLTVITGRTVRRWNRSPHRLAVRAARRIHSLEGVTRADLAVGAVVGFLHLAMGRPEGALTPPEAREAIETLTRNLSLADRVGEMVEACDAIRYSGRRIDGEDRRRPLDEAPAILNALAHARLYEARPDTGRPATGHNEPSV, via the coding sequence GTGTTCTGGTTGACTGCCTGGGTTCTGACGCTGGTGCTCGGTTCGGGAGCCTTCGCCAGTCAGGAGGGGCGGTTGCCCGTTCGATTCGAGCAGGTTCCAGAGGGACCGCATTACCTCGGCCAGGCGATCCCGGTTCGGCTTCTCGTGACGGCGGCAGAGGAACTCCCGGTGATCGACCTTCCCGAGGTCGACCAGGTGGATCTGATTCTGGTCGGGAGCGATGTGCGGCCGATCACCGCGGGAGCGATTGGGACGATGGTTCACGAGACGAACCTGTATCGTTTTGACCTCCTGCTGGTTCCCCGAGCGAGCGGCAACGTGCTGGTGCCGGCGATTCGGGCAAGGGTCGGTGATCGCCAGGGAGCAAGCAGGCCCATTCGCCTCAATGCCATCGTTCCTCCGGCTTACGGAAGGCCCCCGTGGTTTCTTGGCGGAGTCGGGCCGCTGGAGCTTGAGCTGATCGCGCAGCCTGAGGCAATCCGACTTGGGGAATCCTCCCTCGTTTCGGTTCGGATCAAGGGACAAGGTGCGTTCGGCTCAACGGTTCGGCCGACGCTCCGAGGACCGGACGGCGGAACGCTTCCCGCAGAGATTGAGCCGGAAACCTCCCTCCTCGATGTCGCTGCTCCCGCTCGAACGGTGACCGATCGCGTCCGCCCCACTGAGGCCGGAACCCTGCGGCTGGCCCCGGTCCTGGTTGCCTGGTTCGATCCCGAAACACGACGCTATCAAACGGTCAGTAGCACGAGTGTTTCCATTCGCGTGGAGGATCCTCCTCGGTTCGACCCTGCCATGATCGAAGTCGCGACGTTGGAGGAGGAGGAACCCCGGGCGATCCGAAACGACTGGAGTCGATGGATCACAGGGATCGGGATGGTGGGAGTCGGTCTGTTCCTGACGGTGATCACTGGGCGAACGGTTCGACGATGGAACCGATCACCGCATCGTCTGGCCGTTCGGGCCGCGCGAAGGATTCACTCGCTCGAAGGTGTGACACGCGCCGATCTTGCGGTCGGCGCGGTGGTCGGGTTTCTTCACCTGGCGATGGGCCGGCCGGAAGGGGCGTTGACGCCTCCCGAGGCTCGCGAGGCGATTGAGACCCTCACGAGAAACCTCTCGCTTGCCGATCGGGTCGGAGAGATGGTCGAGGCGTGTGATGCGATTCGATATTCCGGTCGGAGAATTGATGGTGAAGATCGGAGGCGACCTCTGGACGAGGCACCGGCGATCCTGAACGCGTTGGCTCACGCTCGACTGTACGAGGCTCGACCAGACACAGGACGACCGGCCACCGGCCACAATGAGCCGTCGGTCTGA
- a CDS encoding VWA domain-containing protein, whose translation MPLPPGRDLILAIDVSWSMAAEDVVPNRLGNAVRIAEELTRVIGRDSGDRVGVVAFAGRGVIRCPLTSNLGAVVEVLKSLRPGCVEPSGTDLGAGLETALDAFDDEPRDGGRIVMMISDGEDHQRRWERQVERARNLGVVVQTIALGDRDQGHPIPLGAAQAERRPLFLFQGEPVKTRRMDRELRGLALATGGAFLPIGLASADLTTLYEQHILPVQQRSRDAFQRPERAERFRLFLLVGLGIGLIGAWPWPRSIPRRKPWWTSWMVVIGLTTVSLGMVQENSTELRSVADAIRTGRLAFEQKDFAAALDAFEQAERLAPEQAVPAYNSAAALYQLGRFEEAQARYRVARDRADDRLKLKIDYALGNCSLALGELPEAIRHYDECLTSTVTGERYDRIRSFARENRLFAVRQWESVEPPTESVPTDGPDGTSGEPDQERPSETPEEQSSNEVPGADESPGTDSTGTDPSSVGPSGTTTSPGTGNASGRPSRRSDSPADRLARALDSIRTARERRFPDLPRVPASQHNEPNW comes from the coding sequence GTGCCGCTCCCCCCTGGGAGAGACCTGATCCTGGCCATCGACGTCAGTTGGAGCATGGCGGCAGAGGATGTGGTTCCCAATCGGCTCGGGAATGCCGTCCGGATCGCTGAGGAACTCACGCGAGTGATCGGCCGAGATTCCGGCGATCGGGTCGGGGTCGTGGCCTTCGCGGGCCGGGGAGTGATCCGTTGTCCCCTGACGTCGAATCTGGGAGCGGTTGTTGAGGTCTTGAAATCGCTTCGACCCGGTTGCGTCGAACCCTCGGGAACGGACCTTGGAGCCGGACTTGAAACGGCGCTCGACGCCTTCGACGACGAACCCCGAGACGGCGGCCGGATTGTGATGATGATCTCCGACGGTGAGGACCATCAACGGCGCTGGGAACGACAGGTGGAGCGAGCCCGAAACCTCGGAGTGGTCGTGCAGACAATCGCCCTCGGCGATCGCGACCAGGGCCACCCGATTCCGTTGGGTGCGGCCCAGGCTGAGCGTCGGCCGCTGTTCCTGTTCCAGGGCGAACCGGTCAAGACGCGACGGATGGACCGCGAACTCCGAGGTTTGGCTCTGGCCACCGGTGGAGCCTTCTTGCCGATCGGACTGGCCTCGGCAGACCTGACCACTCTGTATGAACAGCACATCCTTCCCGTGCAACAACGCTCCCGAGACGCCTTTCAACGGCCGGAACGGGCCGAGCGGTTCCGGCTGTTTCTTCTCGTGGGATTGGGGATTGGGTTGATCGGTGCCTGGCCCTGGCCGCGATCCATCCCGCGCCGCAAACCCTGGTGGACCTCCTGGATGGTCGTGATCGGGTTGACCACAGTCTCGCTGGGGATGGTTCAGGAGAACTCGACTGAACTCCGATCGGTGGCCGACGCCATTCGTACGGGGCGCCTGGCGTTTGAGCAGAAGGATTTTGCCGCTGCGCTCGATGCCTTCGAGCAGGCAGAGCGTCTCGCCCCTGAGCAGGCGGTTCCCGCGTACAACTCCGCGGCGGCTCTCTATCAACTCGGCCGATTTGAGGAAGCCCAGGCCCGGTATCGCGTGGCTCGTGATCGCGCTGATGATCGGCTCAAACTCAAGATCGATTATGCGTTGGGAAATTGCTCACTGGCGCTCGGAGAACTGCCCGAGGCCATCCGTCATTACGACGAATGTCTCACGTCCACCGTCACGGGCGAGCGTTACGATCGGATTCGCTCCTTTGCACGCGAGAATCGCTTGTTTGCCGTCCGACAATGGGAATCTGTCGAACCTCCGACCGAAAGCGTCCCCACGGATGGCCCTGATGGGACTTCCGGCGAACCCGATCAGGAACGACCTTCCGAGACCCCGGAGGAGCAATCTTCAAACGAGGTTCCTGGAGCCGATGAGTCCCCAGGCACCGATTCGACGGGGACCGACCCAAGCAGCGTGGGCCCTTCCGGAACCACCACGAGTCCCGGCACGGGCAATGCGTCGGGACGGCCCTCCCGCCGATCCGATTCTCCGGCCGATCGCCTCGCTCGCGCCCTTGATTCCATTCGAACGGCCCGAGAACGGCGCTTTCCCGACCTCCCGCGTGTGCCCGCTTCCCAACACAACGAACCCAACTGGTAA
- a CDS encoding vWA domain-containing protein, which produces MRLAEPWWLILLVLAAMPWVAEWVRPRVQWSSLRIIPPRAWRQGGAGWLRQVCLGFRALAIACLVVAIARPQTVAGRTLIAGRGVSILLAVDQSLTMTAEDVPIDDTAFISRLEAARRTIDRFIRGRPDDLIGLVGFGTYPDLICPPTLDHDVLRALLASLEPARPGENATNIGDAIAWSLQAVLDTEPSEGVIVLLTDGQNEPDAAATPDWLDPDEAAMLVQRLGARLYTIGIGAPGGMVRIDVPGTGISYPEQLQEGYDPVALDRWAELGNGAAFSAESAEMLDQVFDRIDTLEKRPFTGEILTRYREEYSPWVVAALVLLVIDRVAVATRTRRLP; this is translated from the coding sequence ATGCGTCTTGCTGAACCCTGGTGGCTGATCTTGCTTGTGCTCGCGGCGATGCCCTGGGTCGCGGAGTGGGTCCGGCCGCGCGTGCAGTGGTCGTCGCTGAGGATCATCCCGCCACGAGCCTGGAGGCAAGGGGGGGCAGGATGGCTCCGACAGGTCTGTTTGGGTTTCAGAGCGCTGGCAATTGCGTGCCTGGTGGTGGCGATCGCCAGACCGCAGACGGTCGCCGGCCGGACCTTGATCGCCGGCCGGGGGGTGTCCATTCTCCTCGCAGTGGACCAGAGCCTCACCATGACGGCGGAGGATGTCCCGATCGATGACACCGCCTTCATCTCTCGACTCGAAGCCGCCCGAAGGACCATCGATCGATTCATTCGTGGCCGACCTGACGACCTGATCGGTCTGGTTGGATTCGGGACGTACCCGGACCTGATCTGTCCTCCAACGCTCGATCATGACGTGCTGCGTGCCCTCCTGGCTTCGTTGGAGCCTGCTCGCCCGGGTGAGAACGCAACGAACATCGGCGACGCCATTGCCTGGTCGCTTCAGGCCGTTCTCGACACGGAGCCGTCCGAGGGGGTGATCGTGCTCTTGACCGATGGTCAGAATGAGCCCGATGCTGCGGCAACCCCCGACTGGCTTGATCCCGATGAGGCCGCCATGCTGGTGCAGCGGCTGGGGGCTCGCCTTTACACCATCGGGATCGGGGCTCCGGGAGGGATGGTTCGCATCGACGTGCCGGGGACGGGGATTTCCTACCCCGAACAGCTTCAAGAGGGCTACGATCCCGTCGCCCTCGATCGATGGGCCGAACTTGGGAACGGCGCGGCGTTTTCCGCCGAAAGTGCCGAGATGCTTGACCAGGTGTTCGACCGAATCGATACCCTGGAAAAACGCCCGTTCACCGGCGAGATCCTGACCCGATACCGAGAGGAGTACTCGCCCTGGGTCGTCGCGGCCCTCGTCTTGCTCGTGATCGATCGGGTCGCTGTGGCGACCCGAACTCGACGATTGCCCTGA
- a CDS encoding 5-(carboxyamino)imidazole ribonucleotide synthase, giving the protein MSSSVGTEILLPPASLGVVGGGQLGRMFIQAAQRMGYRTVVLTDEADGPAAQVAHEVVKGKDDDLRTLQRFVSRVEAVTVEFENVSSAGLRWLSARIPTRPDWRAVRISQNRLREKTFLSRHGLPTAPWKPVRSAEELAVAVAEVGPSMILKTASSGYDGKGQIRIDEPGKALDAWDALGRVPCVAEGVVDFTAEISVLVARGRDGQMETFPVGMNRHERHILDSTLMPAPVGPIVSQEARDLARTIAEAMGYVGVLCVECFLAREGTLRVNEIAPRPHNSGHLTIEAATTSQFEQQVRALCGLPIGPTTLRSPAAMVNLLGDLWSGGPPDWSNALRTDPAASLHLYGKGAAPMGRKMGHLTILDPDPETALARALAARQGAVVGNVPI; this is encoded by the coding sequence ATGAGTTCTTCTGTCGGAACCGAGATTCTCTTGCCTCCTGCCTCGCTTGGCGTGGTCGGCGGTGGCCAGCTTGGCCGGATGTTTATCCAGGCTGCGCAGCGGATGGGCTACCGAACCGTTGTGTTGACCGATGAGGCGGACGGGCCGGCCGCTCAGGTTGCTCATGAAGTGGTGAAGGGGAAGGACGACGATCTTCGGACGCTCCAGCGGTTCGTTTCCCGGGTTGAGGCGGTCACCGTCGAGTTTGAGAACGTGTCCAGCGCGGGCCTCCGGTGGCTTTCTGCTCGGATTCCGACCCGTCCCGACTGGCGAGCGGTTCGGATCAGCCAGAACCGCTTGCGGGAAAAAACGTTCCTTTCGCGGCACGGCCTGCCGACCGCTCCCTGGAAGCCGGTACGCTCTGCGGAGGAACTGGCGGTCGCGGTGGCTGAAGTTGGGCCGTCGATGATTCTGAAGACAGCGTCCTCGGGCTATGACGGCAAGGGGCAAATCCGGATCGACGAACCGGGCAAGGCGCTCGATGCCTGGGACGCGCTGGGGCGGGTTCCCTGTGTGGCTGAGGGGGTCGTGGACTTCACGGCCGAAATTTCCGTCCTCGTTGCCAGGGGGCGGGATGGCCAGATGGAGACGTTCCCCGTTGGCATGAACCGCCACGAACGGCACATCCTCGATTCGACCCTCATGCCCGCTCCGGTCGGGCCGATCGTCTCGCAGGAGGCTCGTGACCTGGCCCGAACCATCGCCGAGGCAATGGGGTACGTCGGGGTCCTTTGTGTCGAGTGTTTCCTGGCTCGCGAGGGGACGCTCAGAGTCAATGAGATCGCTCCTCGGCCGCACAACTCCGGCCACCTGACGATCGAGGCGGCGACCACCAGTCAGTTTGAGCAGCAGGTCCGGGCGCTTTGCGGATTACCGATCGGGCCCACGACGCTACGATCTCCCGCGGCGATGGTGAACCTGCTTGGGGACCTTTGGAGCGGCGGTCCGCCCGACTGGTCCAATGCCCTGAGAACCGACCCGGCCGCTTCGCTGCATCTTTACGGCAAAGGGGCCGCGCCGATGGGCCGGAAGATGGGCCACCTGACGATCCTCGATCCCGACCCCGAAACCGCCCTTGCCCGAGCCCTGGCGGCTCGCCAGGGCGCCGTCGTCGGGAATGTGCCGATCTGA
- the purE gene encoding 5-(carboxyamino)imidazole ribonucleotide mutase — MGSTSDWETMRHASELLASLEVPHEVRVVSAHRTPDRLVAYGREAEGRGLQVIIAGAGGAAHLPGMLAAVSELPVLGVPVESKTLRGVDSLLSIVQMPRGVPVGTLAIGAAGAANAALLAAAILARQHANIRSALAAFRASQTDSVPESPV, encoded by the coding sequence ATGGGAAGCACTTCCGACTGGGAGACGATGCGCCATGCGTCGGAACTCCTGGCAAGTCTGGAGGTTCCCCATGAGGTGCGAGTTGTCTCAGCGCACCGAACCCCTGACCGTCTGGTCGCTTATGGTCGTGAGGCCGAGGGCAGGGGACTTCAGGTGATCATCGCCGGAGCTGGAGGGGCGGCCCATTTGCCGGGAATGCTCGCGGCGGTTTCGGAATTGCCGGTGCTTGGCGTGCCGGTCGAGTCGAAGACACTGCGGGGGGTCGATTCGCTCCTGTCGATCGTTCAAATGCCTCGGGGCGTTCCGGTCGGCACCCTGGCCATCGGCGCGGCCGGTGCCGCGAACGCGGCGTTGCTGGCCGCCGCCATCCTCGCGAGGCAACATGCGAACATCCGATCGGCCCTTGCCGCGTTTCGGGCCTCGCAAACCGATTCGGTCCCGGAGTCGCCGGTATGA
- the lipB gene encoding lipoyl(octanoyl) transferase LipB — protein MATDLPPPLEVYLLGLIDFDEAQLLQQRLVYDLGESEAAGALVLCEHPPTISIGRSGSRAHIVADDEELKRLGIEVRWVNRGGGTLLHLPGQLNAYLTLDLSRAGLDLRAYVDGLQRALVDLLAEFDLKGTSRPPAPGVFIGNARVASIGVAVKRWIAYHGLTLNVGPFLEPFQILDEPGPEDRSLRLTSLEAQRQRPAPMPKVRESLIRHLETTFGMSRHHVYTDHPMVRRKARLHAYAQSLG, from the coding sequence ATGGCGACCGATCTCCCCCCTCCTCTGGAGGTCTATCTCCTGGGCCTGATCGACTTCGACGAGGCCCAGTTACTCCAGCAACGGCTTGTTTACGATCTGGGAGAGTCGGAGGCCGCGGGGGCCCTGGTGCTCTGCGAACACCCTCCGACGATCAGCATCGGCCGATCCGGAAGCCGAGCGCACATCGTGGCCGATGATGAGGAACTCAAACGGCTTGGGATCGAAGTGCGCTGGGTAAACCGAGGTGGAGGCACCTTGCTCCATCTTCCCGGTCAACTCAATGCCTATCTGACGCTCGACCTTTCCCGGGCCGGTCTGGATCTTCGGGCGTATGTCGATGGACTTCAACGGGCACTCGTCGACCTGCTGGCCGAATTCGATCTGAAGGGAACATCCCGCCCCCCAGCACCTGGCGTCTTCATCGGCAACGCTCGGGTCGCGTCGATCGGCGTGGCCGTGAAACGATGGATTGCCTATCATGGATTGACACTGAACGTTGGTCCGTTTCTGGAGCCGTTCCAGATTCTCGATGAGCCTGGTCCCGAGGATCGTTCCCTTCGGCTCACCTCGCTCGAGGCCCAGCGACAGCGTCCCGCCCCGATGCCGAAGGTTCGGGAATCGTTGATCCGGCACCTGGAGACCACTTTCGGGATGAGCCGGCATCACGTCTACACCGATCACCCGATGGTCCGCCGCAAGGCCCGATTGCATGCCTACGCTCAAAGCCTCGGATAA
- the lipA gene encoding lipoyl synthase, producing the protein MPTLKASDKTPDRPSMPSLPIVGPDGRAVAEVPHRRLPSWLKRPLPSSGGMGPTAQLIEELGLETICESGKCPNRSECWTRKTASFMILGEVCTRPCGFCSVPRGKPDAPAIDEPDRLAEACARLGLKHVVITSVTRDDLPDGGADHFRRCILAVRERTGAVIEVLTPDFDGDTSAIDIVLSASPEVFNHNLETVARLQRYVRRKSQYAVSLAVLKYAKHARPDLLTKSGLMLGLGETTEEVIETMSDLRAVGCDLLTIGQYLRPSPKHLPVERYLPPEEFDELGRIARSLGFLDVASGPFVRSSYHADRMAASSSEPLAGSNSPSEQCSILPASIESPS; encoded by the coding sequence ATGCCTACGCTCAAAGCCTCGGATAAAACCCCCGATCGCCCCTCAATGCCCTCCTTGCCGATCGTCGGTCCCGACGGTCGCGCCGTGGCGGAGGTTCCGCATCGTCGGCTTCCCTCGTGGCTCAAACGCCCCTTGCCGAGTTCCGGCGGCATGGGACCGACAGCACAGCTCATCGAGGAACTCGGCCTCGAAACGATTTGCGAATCGGGTAAATGTCCCAATCGCTCCGAGTGCTGGACCCGCAAGACCGCCTCGTTCATGATCCTCGGCGAGGTCTGCACCCGCCCCTGCGGATTTTGCTCGGTGCCCCGAGGCAAGCCTGATGCCCCGGCCATCGATGAGCCCGACCGCCTGGCCGAAGCCTGTGCCCGGCTCGGCCTGAAGCACGTGGTTATCACCTCCGTCACCCGAGACGACCTGCCCGACGGCGGTGCCGACCACTTCCGCCGTTGCATCCTGGCCGTTCGAGAGCGCACCGGAGCCGTTATCGAGGTCTTGACCCCCGACTTTGACGGCGACACCTCGGCCATCGACATCGTGCTGTCCGCATCCCCCGAGGTCTTCAACCACAACCTGGAAACGGTGGCTCGGTTGCAGCGTTATGTGCGACGGAAAAGCCAGTATGCCGTCAGCCTCGCCGTCCTCAAGTACGCCAAGCACGCACGGCCCGACTTGCTCACCAAAAGCGGTCTGATGCTGGGCCTGGGCGAGACGACCGAGGAGGTCATCGAGACAATGAGCGACCTCCGCGCCGTCGGATGCGACCTGTTGACGATTGGTCAATACCTCCGCCCCTCGCCGAAACACCTGCCGGTCGAGCGCTACCTGCCCCCCGAGGAATTCGACGAACTGGGCCGAATCGCCCGTTCCCTCGGTTTTCTTGACGTCGCCAGTGGCCCGTTCGTCCGGTCGAGCTATCATGCCGATCGGATGGCAGCCTCCTCGTCAGAGCCTCTCGCAGGTTCGAACTCGCCCTCGGAGCAGTGTTCGATCCTTCCCGCGTCGATCGAATCACCCTCGTGA
- a CDS encoding DUF1559 domain-containing protein, translated as MNPAVLNRPRRAGFTLIELLVVIAIIGVLIALLLPAVQSAREAARRSQCVNNLKQLALAANNYESTYGSLPPGNLNQRWAGGGNVWYTGVNSFAFMLHFVEAGSLFEAYNFDLSMRDGANVTAAATNLSVLWCPSDPEVSALSPLHPWYDFQPPGFTQAARSYVGNRGTFWMTDFRYNTLDPCYSTVTRTATGTIFDGSAVKLAEVRDGTSNTFLFSEAAFGELWPDSRKYWNRWWHSGWMEDAFFDTTIPINKGGPNDVPRTGPNDTRFSWASVTATSSYHPGGANFAFVDGSVRFIKETINTWTLDANLMPVGHQAQTCGSWTYYTQGAAVPGVYQALSTRRGGEVISADQY; from the coding sequence ATGAACCCTGCCGTACTCAACCGGCCGCGTCGAGCCGGTTTTACCCTGATCGAACTGCTCGTCGTCATTGCCATCATCGGTGTTTTGATCGCCTTGCTCCTGCCCGCCGTGCAATCGGCCCGTGAAGCGGCTCGGCGCAGCCAGTGCGTCAACAACCTGAAGCAGTTGGCGCTTGCGGCCAACAACTACGAAAGCACCTACGGCAGCCTTCCCCCCGGCAACCTGAACCAGCGATGGGCTGGCGGCGGGAATGTTTGGTACACCGGCGTGAACAGCTTCGCGTTCATGCTCCACTTCGTGGAGGCGGGCTCACTCTTCGAAGCCTATAATTTCGACCTCTCGATGCGAGACGGTGCCAACGTCACGGCTGCCGCGACGAACCTCTCGGTGCTCTGGTGCCCCAGCGACCCGGAGGTTTCCGCGCTTTCGCCGCTGCACCCCTGGTACGACTTCCAGCCGCCCGGCTTCACGCAAGCCGCCCGAAGCTATGTCGGCAACCGCGGCACGTTCTGGATGACCGACTTCCGCTACAACACCCTCGACCCCTGCTACTCGACCGTCACCCGGACGGCCACCGGCACGATCTTCGACGGGAGCGCCGTCAAGCTCGCCGAGGTGCGGGACGGCACCAGCAACACCTTCCTCTTTAGCGAAGCGGCCTTCGGCGAACTCTGGCCCGACTCCCGCAAGTACTGGAATCGCTGGTGGCACTCCGGCTGGATGGAAGACGCCTTCTTCGATACGACCATCCCGATCAATAAGGGTGGCCCGAACGATGTTCCCCGAACGGGGCCAAACGACACTCGGTTCAGTTGGGCTAGCGTGACTGCAACATCTAGCTACCACCCCGGCGGGGCCAACTTCGCCTTCGTCGACGGCTCAGTTCGTTTCATCAAGGAAACGATTAACACCTGGACGCTCGACGCGAATTTGATGCCGGTTGGCCATCAGGCCCAGACCTGTGGGAGCTGGACCTACTACACCCAGGGAGCCGCCGTCCCCGGCGTCTACCAGGCCCTCTCGACCCGCCGAGGCGGCGAGGTCATCAGCGCCGATCAATATTGA